The nucleotide window CTTTAACGGGCAGGTAGTGTTCTGGATCTTCGCCTACGTGCAGGTGCTGCACAACGCGGTCGCATTCTGCCAGGTAGGTGGATACACGATCCCAGAGGGCGTCGAATTTGTCTTGCGGGAACGGGCGGTTAACGCTGCCCCAGTCGATGGCTTCTGCGGTGCTGGGCTCTTCTACCACAAAGCGGTCGCCAGGGGAGCGGCCGGTACGTTTGCCGGTGATGGCTGAAAAAGCACCAGTGTCAGAGAGGGTGCCTTCCCCCCGTGCAATGGCTTGCTCGATAAGCTGAGCTGCGCTTGGGTCTGTCAGCACCATGGTTGCAGAGTCTTCTGTTTGGGTCATTGGTATTGATCCTTCCGGGTCTTCAGTTTGCTGTAACAGTATTTAATTCGTGCTCTTAAAAGCCGGTGCGGCAGGGTACCCCAACCGTCGCCCCCAGTGGATTCCCTTCGTGGGGTAAAAAAAGACGCCAAGTATCGCAGATTGAGCGGGACTTGACGACGCCTTTTATTGATCTCAGTGGAGAGTAGGTGACTCCCCTGAAAGCAGGTGGTCAATATCCGCAGCACCAAAGCGGTAAAGCTGGTTGCAAAAATGGCAATTGACCTCGATTCGGCCCTGCTCTTCCAAAATCGACAGCAGTTCGGCTTTCTCCAGATTAACCAGCATATTCAAAGTGCGCTGCTCAGAGCAGCTGCAAGCAAATTGCAAGTCTGAACTATCTAACAGGCGCACATTGTCTTGGTGGAACAGGCGAAACAACTGTTGCTGGTGATCCAGATGCAGCTGCTCGTCAGTGGTAATGGTTTCCGCCAATTGGGTCAGATGTTGCCACTGCTCGGTGTTGTGTTCTTCGCTGGCGTTTTGTTGCGGCAAGGCTTGCAGAAACAGGCCGCCAGAACGCTGCTTGTCGGCGCTCAGCCATATTCGGGTTGGCAGTTGTTCGGATTGTTTGAAATAGTCTTCCAAACAGCTGGCCAAATAGGGTTGCTCCAGTGGAACAATGCCCTGGTAGCGTTCCCCTTTACTGGGGTCGATGGTAATCGCCAGTTGACCGTTGCCAATTAGCTCGCTCAGTGCCTGGCCACTGCTAAAACTGAATTCTGGGTCGAACTCTGCCAGGGCGCGTAAGTTGTGGTGGCGCGTGCAGTCAGCCACGATCAGGCTCAGTGGACCGTCGCCTCGCGCCTGCAGTGTGATGACGCCATCGAATTTCAGTGTCGCGCTGAGCAGGCTTACCGCGGCCAGGAACTGCCCAAGCAGCTGTTGAACAGGTTCTGGGTAATTGGCGGTTTGCAGAACTTGCTGGTAGCTGTGTTCCAGAGTGGTAATCTCACCGCGGATATCACAGTGGTCGAAAATAAAACGGTGCAGTTTGTCGCTGTCGCTCATACGGCCGGTGGCATGCTTTTTCGGGACGCGCACTGTAGGGAAGTTTGCCGCAGTTGTCTACATTTTGATCAGTAAATAGGGCTATCTATCCTGATTTTCCCAAAAGCCGTGTATTTGTCGCCGCTGTTTCTTGGTGGGGCGCTTGAGTGGGGCGGCATCCCCGCCTTTTAACGCTTTCCGCTGTGCCGCATTGGCTTCTCGCTGAGTGATGCTGGCGTCGGTTTCCCGATACAGCAGGCTTGCTTCCGGTGCGCCTCGGCGCTGGTCGGATAGTGCAATCACTTCTACGGTTTTTTCATCCCAACCCTGTCTGATTTGAAGTGTTGTGCCAGTGGTTATTTCTTTGCTGGGTTTGGTGCGTTGGCCATCAATGTGAACTTTGCCGCCTTCTATGGCGGCTTTTGCCAAGGCTCGGGTTTTAAAGAAGCGCGCGGCCCATAGCCATTTGTCGATACGTACTTTATCCATGATGGTGATAGTTGCTGGGGGTCAGTTCGTCAAAGTGGTTGATGGCGGGAAAGCGTTCGATATTGCGGTGTACCCCTTTGCTGTCCGGCTGGTGAATGCACAGCAGGTGTTTGATGCCAAACTGTTGCGCGGCTTCCAGGATGCGCTCGGTATCGTCCACAAACAGGGTGCGTTGTGGATCAAACCCCAGTTGTTGGTGCAGTTGTTGCCAAAAGGTCTGCTCTTCTTTGGGGGCTCCAAATTGGTGGGAACTGATAATACGGTCTAGCCTGTCGCCAATGCCGGTGATCTGTAGTTTCAGGCTCAGGCTATCCGGGTGGGCGTTGGTTACCAGTACGCGTTGTTTTCCTTCGTCGCCCAGATAATCGAGAAAACCTTGGGTAAAAGGGCGCTCCTGAATCAGGTGGTCTATTTCTTCCTTGAGTTCGCGGATATTCACCGCCAGCTGTTCAGACCAATGTTCCAGGCAATACCACTCCAAGGTGCCGCGCTTGGCTTCAAAGCGGGCGTGAAGTTCATTAGTGGCTTGGTTGGGGCAGAGGCCGTGGTGCTCAGCGTAGCGTTGTGGCAGGTATTCGAGCCAGAA belongs to bacterium SCSIO 12696 and includes:
- the hslO gene encoding Hsp33 family molecular chaperone HslO, translated to MSDSDKLHRFIFDHCDIRGEITTLEHSYQQVLQTANYPEPVQQLLGQFLAAVSLLSATLKFDGVITLQARGDGPLSLIVADCTRHHNLRALAEFDPEFSFSSGQALSELIGNGQLAITIDPSKGERYQGIVPLEQPYLASCLEDYFKQSEQLPTRIWLSADKQRSGGLFLQALPQQNASEEHNTEQWQHLTQLAETITTDEQLHLDHQQQLFRLFHQDNVRLLDSSDLQFACSCSEQRTLNMLVNLEKAELLSILEEQGRIEVNCHFCNQLYRFGAADIDHLLSGESPTLH
- a CDS encoding RNA-binding protein, with protein sequence MDKVRIDKWLWAARFFKTRALAKAAIEGGKVHIDGQRTKPSKEITTGTTLQIRQGWDEKTVEVIALSDQRRGAPEASLLYRETDASITQREANAAQRKALKGGDAAPLKRPTKKQRRQIHGFWENQDR
- the yrfG gene encoding GMP/IMP nucleotidase — protein: MDGTLLDLHFDNHFWLEYLPQRYAEHHGLCPNQATNELHARFEAKRGTLEWYCLEHWSEQLAVNIRELKEEIDHLIQERPFTQGFLDYLGDEGKQRVLVTNAHPDSLSLKLQITGIGDRLDRIISSHQFGAPKEEQTFWQQLHQQLGFDPQRTLFVDDTERILEAAQQFGIKHLLCIHQPDSKGVHRNIERFPAINHFDELTPSNYHHHG